In a single window of the Streptomyces sp. CGMCC 4.7035 genome:
- a CDS encoding MarR family winged helix-turn-helix transcriptional regulator has translation MHEGGNGERRPVESGISGSGVDHSGADREFLSLERELTVFLRRARANQGEMAREVHPDLEPAAYGLLVRLDECGRQRATELAAYIGVGKATMSRQLRALEELGLVAREPDPADGRAWLVHLTDEGRSRVGKVREARRARYVSKLSHWDRHEVAELARLLHQLNRSMEK, from the coding sequence GTGCACGAGGGCGGAAACGGCGAGAGGCGTCCGGTCGAATCCGGCATTTCGGGGAGCGGCGTGGACCACAGCGGCGCGGACCGGGAGTTCCTCTCCCTGGAGCGCGAGCTGACGGTGTTCCTGCGGCGGGCGCGTGCCAACCAGGGCGAAATGGCCCGCGAGGTCCACCCGGACCTGGAGCCCGCCGCGTACGGGCTCCTGGTCCGCCTGGACGAGTGCGGCCGCCAGCGCGCGACGGAGCTCGCGGCCTACATCGGCGTCGGCAAGGCCACCATGTCCCGTCAGCTGCGCGCCCTGGAGGAGCTGGGCCTGGTGGCCCGCGAGCCCGACCCGGCGGACGGCCGGGCGTGGCTGGTCCACCTCACCGACGAGGGCCGCAGCCGGGTGGGAAAGGTACGCGAGGCGCGCCGTGCGCGGTACGTGAGCAAGCTCTCCCACTGGGACCGGCACGAGGTCGCCGAACTGGCCCGGCTGCTGCACCAGCTGAACCGGAGCATGGAGAAGTAG
- a CDS encoding protein phosphatase 2C domain-containing protein, giving the protein MRTELISEPGDPERPNEDFAALALPASGQGGVLVVLDGVTPPRGDDGCLHSVHWFCARLGGALTELSVSRPELTLPEVLSGAILRTAELHRTTCDLSHPRTPQATVVLARWSEAAVEYLVLSDSALLCEAPDGAVTALLDDRLARVPRASLATDAIADATVRNKEGGFFTAAADPAVAARAVTGELPRTAVRTLVALTDGATRWTEKFREGDWTDLFTFVRKEGAAALVGRVRALETADREERAHLGRSKTHDDATVVYAEL; this is encoded by the coding sequence ATGCGTACGGAACTGATTTCCGAGCCCGGCGATCCGGAACGCCCCAACGAGGACTTCGCCGCACTCGCGCTTCCGGCTTCAGGACAGGGCGGGGTGCTGGTCGTGCTGGACGGAGTGACTCCGCCGCGGGGCGACGACGGATGCCTGCATTCCGTTCACTGGTTCTGCGCACGGCTCGGCGGAGCGCTGACCGAACTGTCTGTTTCCCGCCCCGAACTGACGCTCCCGGAGGTCCTTTCCGGCGCCATTCTTCGGACCGCCGAGCTTCACAGAACGACCTGTGACCTTTCTCACCCGCGCACCCCTCAGGCGACCGTGGTCCTCGCCCGCTGGTCCGAGGCCGCGGTGGAGTACCTGGTCCTCTCGGACTCGGCCCTGCTGTGCGAGGCCCCCGACGGCGCGGTCACCGCCCTCCTGGACGACCGCCTCGCCCGCGTCCCGCGCGCCTCGCTGGCAACGGACGCGATCGCGGACGCCACGGTCCGCAACAAGGAGGGCGGCTTCTTCACAGCGGCCGCGGACCCGGCCGTCGCGGCCCGGGCGGTGACGGGCGAACTGCCGCGCACGGCGGTCCGTACCCTCGTGGCCCTGACGGACGGCGCGACCCGCTGGACGGAGAAGTTCCGCGAGGGCGACTGGACGGACCTGTTCACGTTCGTACGCAAGGAGGGGGCGGCGGCGCTGGTGGGGCGCGTACGGGCGCTGGAGACCGCCGACCGCGAGGAGCGGGCGCATCTGGGCCGCAGCAAGACGCACGACGACGCGACGGTGGTGTACGCGGAGCTGTGA
- a CDS encoding sensor histidine kinase, producing MRAPVQKKRPRRTDKQTAPGQGASSESAGSGRPAHVRNRLIVAVAVVAAAIAGAGAPSVIAASGQLNDSQSLVTLVEQTQNALVLAHSLADERDEVTSYVAAGRPKSKPPTGQRSTRVDREIEDLRADPDISAALRKAFNDVDAVRREALVGKSTALETHQAYSAVIARLHALALELAEKMPSRAGSGAYSLAELDGAVQQSAAARGLLLAALNIPRTTQTTIDPISGLPVTTTSSSAADTKQRDALTAAAQQAAVRSDAAVAGFRETAPEGATNSYDSTVTGPEVTSAEKYLKALTDQPTLSDGDLGYSTKKVDAALTARVDLMRGVESSLYESRSQDLAQLRDDDVTALEIRIAVLGALMLVAVGIAMAMARSLTRPLAVLRLGSARVAADPAAEEPVKFTGRNDEFAQVVRSVNALHAHAVALQERLSTLEADRKHLVGQRQAMADERARLRTELTEASAHLEQVRHSIHSTFVNLALRTLGLVERQLSVIEGLEEREQDPDRLSTLFRLDHFATVMRRHSENLLVLAGAEHVQQHAGPVPLVDVVRAAVSEIERYERVRIAALPPHAHLAGFAADDLSHLVAELLENATSFSPPDVPVEVSGWLLESGDVMLSVQDEGIGMDRERLSRLNTRLADFDPNDPYDQEGGEGLGLGLYVVARLAHRLGVRVRLREQKQGGVAAVVVLPKSLLAAAPAAAVPAADPVAGSAHALSLPGADAEANSNVLTGRSRITLPEPEGDEDPLITAAEEAIREREETEEPRESVRGESAVRGDTPVRGEAAVPEDESAVRGDTPVQGESAVREDWPVRGGSAVGAGEPAVREDRSVRGESAIREDELSRDEGPVRDDEPVQDEVFVRDDEPVQDEVFVRDDESVRNPVDPESGEPVPGPETTMELLLPSPRVEDAAAGIPDPYAIGPDAHERTVDEGEPRPASEAPRTAAEPAAAEEPEAPRLTAKGLPKRTPKISAPAPAPRPRVGGLDAEALRRRLGGFHRGAKEGHRHAEVEIAEKTGETRTPEPRPTAPPQNATPGTAQDVEPSGGTVEEASS from the coding sequence ATGCGAGCACCGGTGCAGAAGAAGCGGCCTCGGCGCACAGACAAGCAGACGGCCCCCGGACAGGGTGCCTCGTCCGAGTCCGCGGGCAGCGGTCGTCCCGCCCATGTACGCAACCGCCTCATCGTCGCGGTGGCCGTGGTCGCCGCCGCGATCGCGGGAGCCGGGGCGCCGAGCGTCATCGCCGCCTCGGGACAGCTGAACGACTCCCAGAGCCTGGTGACGCTGGTCGAGCAGACCCAGAACGCGCTCGTGCTCGCCCACTCGCTGGCCGACGAACGCGACGAGGTCACCTCGTACGTGGCCGCGGGGCGCCCCAAGTCGAAGCCGCCCACCGGGCAGCGCAGCACCCGCGTCGACCGGGAGATCGAGGACCTGCGCGCCGATCCGGACATCTCCGCCGCGTTGCGCAAGGCCTTCAACGACGTGGACGCGGTACGGAGGGAAGCGCTCGTCGGGAAGAGCACCGCTCTCGAAACGCACCAGGCGTACTCCGCCGTCATCGCCCGGCTCCACGCCCTCGCCCTCGAACTGGCCGAGAAGATGCCGTCCCGCGCGGGCTCCGGCGCCTACTCCCTCGCCGAACTCGACGGCGCCGTCCAGCAGTCCGCCGCCGCCCGCGGACTGCTCCTCGCGGCCCTGAACATCCCGCGCACCACGCAGACCACGATCGACCCGATCTCCGGCCTGCCGGTCACCACCACCAGCTCCTCGGCCGCCGACACCAAACAGCGCGACGCGCTCACCGCCGCTGCCCAGCAGGCCGCCGTCCGCTCCGACGCGGCCGTGGCCGGCTTCCGCGAGACCGCGCCCGAGGGGGCCACGAACTCGTACGACTCCACGGTCACCGGCCCCGAGGTCACCTCCGCCGAGAAGTACCTGAAGGCCCTCACCGACCAGCCCACCCTCTCCGACGGCGACCTCGGCTACAGCACCAAGAAGGTCGACGCGGCCCTCACCGCCCGCGTCGACCTGATGCGCGGCGTCGAGTCCTCCCTCTACGAGAGCCGCAGCCAGGACCTCGCACAGCTGCGCGACGACGACGTCACCGCGCTGGAGATCCGCATCGCCGTCCTCGGCGCGCTCATGCTCGTCGCCGTCGGCATCGCCATGGCCATGGCCCGCAGCCTCACCCGCCCGCTCGCCGTCCTGCGCCTCGGCTCGGCCCGGGTGGCCGCCGACCCGGCCGCCGAGGAGCCGGTGAAGTTCACCGGGCGCAACGACGAGTTCGCCCAGGTCGTCCGCTCCGTCAACGCCCTGCACGCGCACGCCGTCGCCCTCCAGGAACGCCTGTCCACCCTGGAGGCCGACCGCAAGCACCTCGTCGGCCAGCGCCAGGCCATGGCCGACGAGCGCGCCCGGCTGCGTACCGAACTGACCGAGGCCTCGGCCCACCTGGAGCAGGTCAGGCACAGCATCCACTCCACCTTCGTCAACCTCGCCCTGCGCACCCTCGGCCTGGTGGAGCGCCAGCTCTCCGTCATCGAGGGCCTGGAGGAGCGGGAGCAGGACCCGGACCGGCTCTCCACGCTCTTCCGGCTGGACCACTTCGCCACGGTCATGCGCCGCCACAGCGAGAACCTCCTCGTCCTCGCGGGCGCCGAGCACGTCCAGCAGCACGCCGGGCCCGTGCCGCTCGTCGACGTCGTGCGCGCCGCGGTCAGCGAGATCGAGCGGTACGAGCGCGTCCGCATCGCCGCGCTGCCGCCGCACGCGCACCTCGCGGGCTTCGCCGCCGACGACCTCTCGCACCTGGTGGCCGAACTCTTGGAGAACGCCACCTCGTTCTCCCCGCCGGACGTCCCCGTCGAGGTCTCGGGCTGGCTGCTGGAGAGCGGCGACGTGATGCTCTCCGTCCAGGACGAGGGCATCGGCATGGACAGGGAACGGCTGAGCCGGCTCAACACCCGTCTCGCCGACTTCGACCCGAACGACCCGTACGACCAGGAGGGCGGTGAGGGCCTGGGGCTCGGCCTGTACGTGGTGGCCCGCCTCGCCCACCGGCTCGGCGTCCGCGTCCGGCTGCGCGAGCAGAAGCAGGGCGGCGTCGCGGCGGTCGTCGTCCTGCCGAAGTCCCTGCTCGCCGCGGCCCCGGCGGCCGCCGTCCCCGCCGCTGACCCGGTCGCGGGCAGCGCACACGCGCTGTCCCTGCCCGGCGCCGACGCCGAGGCCAACTCGAACGTCCTCACCGGCCGTTCGCGGATCACCCTCCCGGAGCCGGAGGGCGACGAGGACCCGCTGATCACGGCGGCGGAAGAGGCGATCAGGGAGCGCGAGGAGACCGAGGAGCCACGGGAGTCCGTACGGGGCGAGAGCGCCGTGCGCGGGGACACGCCCGTGCGGGGCGAGGCCGCCGTGCCCGAGGACGAGAGCGCCGTACGCGGGGACACGCCCGTGCAGGGCGAGAGCGCCGTGCGCGAGGACTGGCCCGTGCGGGGCGGGAGCGCTGTTGGCGCGGGCGAGCCCGCCGTGCGCGAGGACCGGTCCGTGCGGGGCGAGAGCGCCATACGCGAGGACGAGCTCAGCCGGGACGAGGGGCCCGTACGGGACGACGAGCCCGTACAGGACGAGGTGTTCGTACGGGACGACGAGCCTGTACAGGACGAGGTGTTCGTACGGGACGACGAGTCCGTACGGAATCCGGTCGATCCGGAGTCCGGCGAGCCGGTGCCCGGCCCGGAGACCACGATGGAGCTGCTGCTCCCCTCGCCCCGGGTGGAGGACGCCGCGGCCGGCATCCCCGACCCGTACGCCATCGGCCCCGACGCGCACGAGCGCACCGTCGACGAGGGCGAGCCCCGGCCCGCCTCGGAGGCTCCCCGTACCGCCGCCGAGCCGGCCGCGGCCGAGGAGCCGGAGGCCCCCCGCCTCACCGCCAAGGGCCTGCCCAAGCGCACCCCCAAGATCTCCGCACCCGCCCCGGCCCCCCGGCCGCGTGTCGGCGGTCTGGACGCCGAGGCGCTGCGCCGCAGGCTCGGCGGGTTCCACCGGGGTGCCAAGGAGGGCCACCGCCACGCCGAGGTGGAGATCGCCGAGAAGACGGGGGAGACCAGGACACCCGAGCCCCGGCCCACGGCACCACCGCAGAACGCAACACCCGGCACCGCACAGGACGTAGAACCATCGGGGGGAACAGTCGAGGAGGCAAGCAGTTGA
- a CDS encoding roadblock/LC7 domain-containing protein produces the protein MTAPSTFGLSSEARNLHWLLTNLVEEVPGLLSVAVVSSDGLLLLSSDPGRNIEARTGQNDQPRGPRGSSADLATIVSGIGSLTIGAAKLMDVGGVKHTMVAMDEGSLFVMSISDGSLLGVHGSADCDMSVVAYHMALFVGRAGHVLTPELRSELRKSLEAESAGSIR, from the coding sequence TTGACCGCGCCCAGTACCTTCGGACTGAGCAGTGAGGCACGCAACCTGCACTGGCTGCTGACGAACCTCGTCGAGGAGGTGCCGGGACTCCTGTCCGTCGCGGTGGTCTCCTCCGACGGCCTGCTCCTGCTCTCGTCCGACCCAGGCCGCAATATCGAGGCCCGCACGGGCCAGAACGATCAGCCCCGCGGCCCGAGAGGGTCGTCCGCCGACCTCGCCACCATCGTCTCCGGCATCGGCAGCCTCACCATCGGCGCCGCGAAGCTGATGGACGTCGGCGGGGTCAAGCACACGATGGTCGCGATGGACGAGGGCAGCCTGTTCGTCATGTCCATCAGCGACGGCTCGCTGCTCGGCGTGCACGGCTCCGCGGACTGCGACATGAGCGTGGTGGCGTACCACATGGCGCTCTTCGTCGGCCGCGCCGGACACGTCCTGACGCCCGAGCTCCGCAGCGAGCTGCGCAAGTCCCTGGAGGCCGAGTCGGCAGGGAGCATCCGATGA
- a CDS encoding DUF742 domain-containing protein, producing the protein MSSKSKKLPVRGGDRKPARVRPYSLTGGRTRFGHVLLVETFVAALEAPESRPELTNGSLATRVMPEMRAIVELCRRMRTVAEIAALLRMPLGVVRVLLSDLADQGKIRVYGTGHGPGQPDRALLERVLSGLRRL; encoded by the coding sequence ATGAGCAGCAAGTCGAAGAAGCTTCCCGTCCGCGGCGGCGACCGCAAACCCGCCCGCGTGCGCCCCTACTCGCTCACCGGTGGCCGCACCCGCTTCGGCCACGTCCTGCTCGTCGAGACCTTCGTGGCGGCCCTCGAGGCCCCCGAGAGCCGGCCTGAGCTGACGAATGGCTCATTGGCCACCCGGGTGATGCCCGAGATGCGGGCCATCGTCGAACTCTGCCGTCGTATGCGCACGGTGGCGGAGATCGCCGCCCTGCTGAGAATGCCGCTCGGCGTGGTCCGCGTGCTCCTGAGCGACCTCGCGGACCAGGGAAAGATCCGTGTGTACGGAACCGGTCACGGCCCGGGACAGCCGGACCGCGCTCTGTTGGAAAGGGTGCTGAGTGGACTCCGTCGTCTCTGA
- a CDS encoding GTP-binding protein has product MDSVVSDASPGVSPLLDEEEHPRAWQTDRTRAPIATKIVVAGGFGVGKTTLVTAVSEITPLQTEALMTEASEETDDLTGTPDKLTTTVAMDFGRITLDDDLVLYLFGTPGQQRFWFMWDDLVRGAIGAVVLADTRRLADCFPALDYFESSGLPYMVAVNHFDGSERFEPEDVRDALTIPAHIPVMIMDARRRISVIETLLAMVGHALDVTPE; this is encoded by the coding sequence GTGGACTCCGTCGTCTCTGACGCCTCCCCGGGCGTCTCCCCGCTCCTCGACGAGGAGGAGCACCCGCGGGCCTGGCAGACGGACCGCACACGCGCCCCGATCGCCACGAAGATAGTGGTGGCGGGCGGTTTCGGGGTCGGCAAGACCACGCTGGTGACCGCCGTTTCGGAGATCACGCCCCTCCAGACGGAGGCGCTGATGACGGAGGCCAGCGAGGAGACCGACGACCTCACCGGGACGCCGGACAAGCTCACCACGACCGTGGCCATGGACTTCGGCCGCATCACGCTCGACGACGACCTGGTGCTCTACCTGTTCGGCACGCCGGGCCAGCAGCGGTTCTGGTTCATGTGGGACGACCTGGTGCGCGGCGCGATCGGCGCGGTCGTCCTGGCCGACACCCGGCGGCTCGCGGACTGCTTCCCGGCGCTCGACTACTTCGAGAGCAGCGGACTGCCGTACATGGTCGCGGTCAACCACTTCGACGGCAGCGAGCGGTTCGAACCCGAGGATGTGCGCGACGCCCTCACGATTCCCGCACACATACCTGTCATGATCATGGACGCGCGCCGCCGGATCTCGGTGATCGAGACCCTCCTGGCCATGGTCGGCCACGCGCTCGACGTCACCCCCGAGTGA
- a CDS encoding styrene monooxygenase/indole monooxygenase family protein, with the protein MRKILVVGAGQSGLQLALGLQSHGYEVTLMSNRTADEIRTGRVMSTQCMFHTALQHERDLQLNFWESQAPRIEGLGVSVAGPESQRVIDWVGKLDGYAQSVDQRVKMAGWMETFAQRGGQLVIHGAAVSDLDFFSRTYDLVLVSAGKGELVSMFGRDASRSPYSEPQRALAVSYVHGLGPRPEHPDYDAVRCNLVPGVGELFVMPTLTTSGRADILFWEGIPGGPLDVFNGVKDPADHLSLTLELMEKFTPWEYARATKVELTDANGTLAGRYAPTVRNPIGRLPGGGLVLGVADVVVANDPITGQGSNSASKCAASYLASILEHGDKEFDEAWMQQTFDRYWDVAQHVTKWTNAMLGVPPEHVLNLIGAAGALQPVADRFANGFDDPADFENFFYEPDKTEAYLTSVSGAAAQ; encoded by the coding sequence ATGCGGAAGATACTCGTCGTGGGAGCCGGTCAGTCCGGACTCCAGCTCGCCCTCGGCCTCCAGTCGCACGGGTACGAGGTCACCCTGATGTCCAACCGGACCGCGGACGAGATCCGTACCGGCCGGGTCATGTCGACGCAGTGCATGTTCCACACCGCCCTTCAGCACGAGCGGGACCTCCAGCTGAACTTCTGGGAGTCCCAGGCCCCGAGGATCGAGGGACTCGGTGTGTCCGTGGCCGGTCCCGAGTCCCAGCGCGTGATCGACTGGGTGGGCAAGCTCGACGGGTACGCGCAGTCCGTGGACCAGCGGGTGAAGATGGCCGGCTGGATGGAGACGTTCGCGCAGCGCGGCGGCCAGCTCGTCATCCACGGCGCGGCGGTCTCCGACCTCGACTTCTTCTCCCGCACGTACGACCTGGTGCTGGTGTCGGCGGGCAAGGGCGAGCTGGTGTCGATGTTCGGCCGCGACGCCTCGCGCTCCCCGTACAGCGAGCCGCAGCGCGCCCTCGCGGTCTCGTATGTCCACGGCCTGGGCCCCCGCCCGGAGCACCCGGACTACGACGCGGTCCGCTGCAACCTGGTCCCGGGCGTCGGCGAGCTCTTCGTCATGCCGACCCTGACCACCTCCGGCCGTGCGGACATCCTCTTCTGGGAGGGCATCCCCGGCGGACCGCTCGACGTCTTCAACGGCGTCAAGGACCCGGCCGATCACCTCTCCCTGACGCTGGAACTCATGGAGAAGTTCACGCCGTGGGAGTACGCGCGGGCCACCAAGGTGGAGCTGACCGACGCGAACGGCACCCTGGCGGGGCGCTACGCGCCCACCGTCCGCAACCCGATCGGCCGTCTTCCCGGCGGCGGTCTTGTCCTGGGCGTGGCGGACGTGGTCGTGGCCAACGATCCGATCACCGGCCAGGGCTCCAACTCGGCGTCCAAGTGCGCCGCCTCCTACCTCGCCTCGATCCTCGAACACGGTGACAAGGAGTTCGACGAGGCCTGGATGCAGCAGACGTTCGACCGCTACTGGGACGTGGCCCAGCACGTCACCAAGTGGACGAACGCGATGCTCGGCGTGCCGCCGGAGCACGTGCTGAACCTGATCGGTGCGGCGGGGGCGTTGCAGCCGGTCGCCGACCGCTTCGCCAACGGCTTCGACGACCCGGCCGACTTCGAGAACTTCTTCTACGAGCCCGACAAGACGGAGGCCTACCTGACGTCGGTCTCTGGTGCCGCCGCCCAGTAG
- a CDS encoding C40 family peptidase produces MSGMLLRLVCSTAVTTSALLVPAPAAAAPDPAADPAVRPNTLPASPSRLLTDLQQLYRQAERATETYNATAEKLTKRQADVERLDGQLVRARLALQSSRGEVGRLARQQYQSSTGISAYVRLLLARDPQHALDEGHVIGQLTQDRAESVDQLTGDEKRADDLARKARKALDDQLTLEEQQKKAREDVQRRLADVEKMLSSLSAEQLDQLAEFERNGTATAQRELLASGSLGDDRPPSRAGGRALRYAVEQIGKPYRWGAEGPTAYDCSGLTSRAWGHAGRAIPRTSQEQWARLPHVPLKKLRPGDLVVYFPEATHVALYLGNGMVVQAPRPGTRVKVSPIAANPVLGAVRPDPAGKPLRRYAPPRLPRGAMTGPDKGYWAAAPETDVR; encoded by the coding sequence ATGTCAGGAATGCTGCTCCGCCTGGTCTGTTCGACGGCGGTGACCACCTCGGCCCTGCTCGTCCCCGCTCCCGCGGCGGCCGCACCGGACCCGGCGGCGGACCCGGCGGTCCGGCCGAACACCCTCCCGGCCTCCCCCTCCCGGCTTCTGACGGACCTTCAACAGCTGTACCGGCAGGCCGAGCGGGCCACCGAGACCTACAACGCCACCGCCGAGAAGCTGACGAAGCGGCAGGCGGACGTCGAGCGGCTCGACGGGCAGCTCGTCAGGGCCCGGCTCGCCCTGCAGAGCAGCCGCGGCGAGGTCGGCCGGCTGGCCAGACAGCAGTACCAGAGCAGCACGGGGATCTCCGCGTACGTACGTCTGCTGCTCGCCCGCGATCCGCAGCACGCGCTCGACGAGGGCCATGTGATCGGGCAGTTGACGCAGGATCGGGCCGAGAGCGTGGACCAGCTGACCGGCGACGAGAAGCGCGCCGACGATCTGGCACGCAAGGCGCGCAAGGCACTGGACGACCAGCTCACCCTGGAGGAGCAGCAGAAGAAGGCGCGGGAAGACGTCCAGCGGCGGCTGGCGGACGTGGAGAAGATGCTCTCCTCACTCAGCGCCGAACAGCTCGACCAGCTGGCCGAGTTCGAGAGGAACGGCACCGCCACCGCGCAGCGGGAGCTCCTGGCGTCCGGCTCCCTCGGCGACGACCGCCCGCCGTCCAGGGCGGGCGGCAGGGCCCTGCGGTACGCCGTCGAGCAGATCGGCAAGCCGTACCGGTGGGGCGCCGAGGGCCCGACGGCGTACGACTGCTCGGGGCTGACCTCGCGGGCCTGGGGGCACGCGGGCCGGGCCATCCCGCGGACCAGTCAGGAGCAGTGGGCGCGACTGCCGCACGTACCGCTGAAGAAGCTGCGCCCCGGTGACCTGGTGGTCTACTTCCCCGAGGCCACACACGTGGCCCTGTACCTCGGGAACGGCATGGTGGTCCAGGCGCCGCGGCCGGGGACGAGGGTCAAGGTGTCCCCGATCGCGGCCAACCCTGTGCTGGGAGCCGTACGACCGGACCCCGCCGGGAAGCCCCTGCGGCGGTACGCACCGCCGCGGCTCCCCCGCGGCGCCATGACCGGTCCCGACAAGGGCTACTGGGCGGCGGCACCAGAGACCGACGTCAGGTAG
- a CDS encoding TetR/AcrR family transcriptional regulator gives MTSQAPPPAYRRLSVEERRSQLLDAALTLFAHRAPEEVSLDDVAEAAGVSRPLVYRYFPGGKQQLYEAALRSAAEELQQCFAEPPEGPLTRRLGRALDRYLAFVGRHDAGFSALLQGGSVVETSRTTAIVDGVRRAAAEHILSHMGVEEPGPRLRMTVRMWITAVEAASLIWLDEGKQPPVEELRDWLVEQFAACLLAAAGRDPQTAAVVRGALALESGQGPIGALVRRVLPVVGDAGHLL, from the coding sequence ATGACCTCCCAGGCCCCGCCCCCCGCGTACCGCCGGCTCAGCGTGGAGGAGCGGCGCAGCCAACTGCTCGACGCCGCGCTCACCCTCTTCGCGCACCGCGCACCCGAGGAGGTCTCGCTGGACGACGTGGCCGAGGCGGCCGGAGTCTCCCGCCCGCTCGTGTACCGCTACTTCCCCGGCGGCAAGCAGCAGCTGTACGAGGCCGCGCTGCGCTCCGCCGCCGAAGAGCTCCAGCAGTGCTTCGCCGAGCCCCCGGAGGGACCGCTCACCCGGCGCCTGGGCCGGGCCCTGGACCGCTACCTCGCCTTCGTCGGTCGGCACGACGCCGGCTTCAGCGCCCTGCTCCAGGGTGGCAGCGTGGTCGAGACGTCCCGCACCACCGCCATCGTGGACGGGGTCCGGCGGGCCGCGGCCGAGCACATCCTGAGCCACATGGGCGTGGAGGAGCCGGGTCCGCGGCTGCGGATGACCGTACGGATGTGGATCACCGCCGTCGAGGCCGCCTCCCTCATCTGGCTCGACGAGGGCAAGCAACCGCCGGTCGAGGAGCTGCGGGACTGGCTCGTGGAGCAGTTCGCGGCGTGCCTGCTGGCCGCCGCCGGGCGCGACCCGCAGACCGCCGCCGTGGTCCGCGGTGCGCTGGCCCTGGAGAGTGGGCAGGGACCGATCGGCGCGCTGGTCCGGCGCGTCCTGCCCGTGGTCGGCGACGCGGGCCACTTGCTGTGA
- a CDS encoding AurF N-oxygenase family protein: MTTVTEADVLRDALGLLKDREQVAERLLASSAKHSFDPDRELDWDAPYEDGKWFWPPELVSLYDTPLWKRMSEEQRILLSQHEAAALGSLGIWFEIILMQLLVRHIYDKAATSAHVRYALTEIEDECRHSKMFARLIAHGDTPWYPVSRAHQNLGRVFKTISTTPGSFTATLLGEEVLDWMQRLTFPDERVQPLIRGVTRIHVVEEARHVRYAREELRRQMLTAPRWSQEFTRITSGEFARVFSVAFVNPEVYTNVGLDQREAMAQVKASGHRREVMQTGAKRLTDFLDDIGVLRGVGRRLWRSSGLLA; encoded by the coding sequence ATGACGACCGTGACGGAAGCCGATGTGCTGCGCGACGCGCTCGGCCTGCTCAAGGACCGGGAGCAGGTGGCCGAGCGGCTGCTCGCCTCCTCCGCCAAGCACTCCTTCGACCCGGACAGGGAACTGGACTGGGACGCGCCCTACGAGGACGGCAAGTGGTTCTGGCCGCCGGAGCTGGTGTCCCTGTACGACACGCCGCTGTGGAAACGGATGAGCGAGGAACAGCGGATCCTGCTCTCCCAGCACGAGGCCGCGGCCCTCGGCTCGCTCGGCATCTGGTTCGAGATCATCCTGATGCAGCTGCTCGTCCGGCACATCTACGACAAGGCGGCGACGAGCGCACACGTGCGGTACGCGCTCACCGAGATCGAGGACGAGTGCCGGCACTCCAAGATGTTCGCCCGGCTGATCGCGCACGGCGACACCCCCTGGTACCCGGTGAGCCGGGCACACCAGAACCTGGGCCGCGTCTTCAAGACCATCTCGACGACGCCCGGCTCCTTCACCGCCACGCTGCTCGGCGAGGAGGTCCTGGACTGGATGCAGCGGCTGACATTCCCCGACGAGCGGGTGCAGCCGCTGATCCGCGGCGTCACACGCATCCATGTGGTCGAGGAGGCCCGGCACGTCCGGTACGCCCGCGAGGAACTGCGCCGCCAGATGCTGACCGCTCCGCGGTGGTCGCAGGAGTTCACGCGGATCACCTCCGGTGAGTTCGCGCGGGTGTTCTCGGTCGCGTTCGTGAACCCCGAGGTCTACACGAACGTCGGCCTGGACCAACGGGAGGCCATGGCCCAGGTGAAGGCGAGCGGCCATCGACGCGAGGTCATGCAGACGGGCGCGAAGCGGCTGACGGACTTCCTGGACGACATCGGGGTGCTGCGGGGGGTGGGGCGACGGCTTTGGAGGTCGTCGGGGCTGCTGGCGTGA